One stretch of Zhihengliuella flava DNA includes these proteins:
- a CDS encoding phosphotransferase enzyme family protein, with protein sequence MKLPEATELVERTLGRYGLEGQGRLELVKYRENYVFKLTCPTAAFAVRVHRLGYRNAAQIRTEMAYLHALAERGLPVPRVVPTREGELLCAASWQGETVYVDVLDWVEGAMPLGDIAQGLDGASALTPEEFESLGVRLGQLHGALMELGRLPGFERPAWDAAGLVGPAPVWGDPRRVPGLSPADEATLSRALAVLVEDLDALPRGSEHFGVIHADLTPENVLISESRMTLIDFDDFGEGWHLFDLATVLFFYVPHPRYEQYRAALFDGYAQARPLPPGFADGWEALLLARALTYLGWAGQRAGDPEADFIANAVAPGVVAMARDYLKHRAVR encoded by the coding sequence ATGAAATTGCCAGAGGCTACCGAACTCGTCGAACGCACCCTGGGCCGCTACGGCCTCGAGGGGCAGGGGCGGCTTGAGCTCGTCAAGTACCGGGAAAACTACGTCTTCAAGCTGACGTGCCCCACTGCCGCGTTCGCGGTCAGGGTGCACCGGCTGGGGTATCGTAATGCGGCCCAGATCCGCACGGAGATGGCCTACTTGCATGCACTGGCCGAGCGCGGCCTGCCCGTTCCGCGGGTGGTGCCTACGCGGGAGGGTGAGTTGCTCTGTGCGGCGTCATGGCAGGGGGAGACCGTCTACGTGGACGTCCTGGACTGGGTGGAGGGAGCTATGCCGCTGGGCGACATCGCGCAGGGCTTGGATGGAGCCAGTGCGCTCACGCCGGAGGAGTTCGAATCTCTCGGGGTGCGGCTGGGCCAGTTACACGGTGCCTTGATGGAGTTAGGGAGGTTGCCGGGCTTTGAGCGGCCCGCGTGGGATGCGGCGGGCCTCGTGGGGCCGGCGCCGGTCTGGGGAGACCCGCGGCGCGTGCCGGGACTTTCGCCCGCGGATGAGGCAACGTTGAGCCGTGCTCTGGCGGTCCTCGTGGAGGACCTCGACGCCCTGCCGCGCGGCTCGGAACACTTTGGCGTGATCCACGCTGACCTGACCCCGGAAAACGTGCTGATTTCTGAATCCCGCATGACCCTGATCGACTTCGACGACTTCGGTGAGGGGTGGCACCTCTTCGACCTGGCCACGGTCCTGTTCTTTTATGTGCCTCACCCGCGTTACGAGCAGTATCGGGCGGCCCTCTTTGACGGGTATGCGCAGGCGCGCCCCCTCCCGCCCGGGTTTGCGGACGGCTGGGAAGCGCTGTTGTTGGCGCGCGCGCTGACCTACCTTGGCTGGGCCGGTCAGCGCGCGGGGGACCCGGAGGCTGACTTCATCGCCAACGCCGTGGCTCCCGGCGTCGTCGCGATGGCCCGCGACTACCTCAAGCACCGTGCCGTGCGGTAG
- a CDS encoding response regulator: MSAEIRTLIVDDDVDVVRMHELLVRSLDGFEVAGTAPRIAEAARALEAGGVDLVLLDVHLPDGSGVDLLTQLRARFPHVGVIMITAAAEADTVRAAIGRGVDGYLVKPFTVDDFRRRLVAFRAERAQRPDRLSQDAIDALISGTGPAPRTGPLPAAAALPKGFAQPTYDLVAAAVREAREDVSATHIASTCGISRVSARRYLDLLERRGVVELRPKYGSAGRPEHRYRWI, from the coding sequence ATGAGCGCGGAGATCCGCACGCTGATCGTCGACGATGACGTGGACGTCGTGCGCATGCACGAACTCTTGGTGCGCTCCCTCGACGGGTTCGAGGTGGCCGGCACGGCCCCGCGGATCGCGGAGGCGGCGCGGGCCCTGGAGGCCGGTGGAGTCGATCTCGTCCTGCTGGACGTGCACCTGCCGGACGGCAGCGGCGTCGATTTGCTCACCCAGCTCCGCGCCCGCTTCCCCCACGTGGGCGTCATCATGATCACGGCCGCGGCGGAGGCGGACACGGTCCGCGCGGCCATCGGGCGAGGAGTCGACGGGTACCTCGTCAAGCCGTTTACCGTCGACGATTTCCGACGCCGGCTGGTTGCCTTCCGCGCCGAACGCGCCCAGCGCCCGGACCGCCTTTCCCAGGACGCCATCGACGCGCTGATCAGCGGCACGGGACCGGCTCCCCGGACCGGGCCGCTGCCGGCAGCCGCCGCGCTGCCGAAGGGTTTCGCGCAACCGACGTATGACCTCGTGGCCGCGGCCGTGCGGGAGGCTCGCGAGGACGTCTCCGCCACCCACATCGCCTCAACGTGCGGGATCTCCCGGGTCAGCGCGCGGCGCTACTTGGACCTGTTGGAACGCCGCGGCGTCGTCGAGCTGCGCCCCAAGTACGGCTCGGCTGGCCGGCCGGAGCACCGCTACCGTTGGATCTAG
- a CDS encoding Bug family tripartite tricarboxylate transporter substrate binding protein — protein MPQKKTTRIVLGVAVAAVTATALIASASAGGESTARSKLVLMAPASPGGGWDGFAREALQAIKSDGISNNVQVVNVPGAGGTIGLGQFAQMEGRSDMLMVTGGVMIGAIELANSQTTLEDVEPIARLSDDYSVIVVPADSEFETLQDFVDAWKQDPGGTAIGGGSLGGIDHLLMGMAAEDVGIDPQDVNYIPYSGGGEAITSVMSGTTAASVSGYNELSDQIEKGTLRALAISSEERLPGVDVPTFKEAGVDAAMANWRGYVAAPGITEEEKAELVDIVTEFHATDHWKDAVERNNWTDSFMVGEEFEAFLAEEIVTTKELVEGLGL, from the coding sequence ATGCCACAGAAGAAAACGACGCGCATCGTCTTGGGCGTGGCCGTTGCTGCCGTGACGGCTACCGCGCTCATCGCCTCCGCCAGCGCCGGCGGAGAGTCCACGGCGCGGTCCAAGCTGGTCCTCATGGCCCCGGCCTCCCCCGGCGGCGGATGGGACGGCTTCGCCCGCGAAGCCCTGCAGGCCATCAAATCGGACGGCATCAGTAACAACGTCCAGGTGGTCAACGTGCCCGGTGCCGGCGGCACCATCGGGCTCGGGCAATTTGCCCAAATGGAAGGACGCTCGGACATGCTCATGGTCACCGGAGGCGTCATGATTGGCGCCATCGAGCTGGCCAATTCGCAGACCACGCTGGAGGACGTGGAGCCCATCGCCCGGCTCTCCGACGACTACTCGGTGATCGTGGTGCCCGCCGACTCTGAGTTTGAGACCCTGCAGGACTTTGTGGACGCCTGGAAGCAGGATCCGGGCGGCACCGCCATCGGTGGCGGCTCCCTCGGCGGCATCGATCACCTGCTCATGGGCATGGCGGCCGAGGACGTGGGCATCGACCCGCAGGACGTGAACTACATTCCGTATTCCGGTGGCGGAGAGGCCATCACCTCCGTCATGTCCGGCACCACCGCGGCCTCCGTGTCCGGCTACAACGAGCTCTCCGACCAGATTGAGAAGGGCACGCTGCGCGCCCTCGCCATTTCCTCGGAGGAGCGCCTCCCCGGCGTCGACGTGCCCACCTTCAAGGAGGCCGGCGTCGACGCGGCGATGGCCAACTGGCGCGGCTACGTGGCCGCTCCCGGCATCACGGAGGAGGAAAAGGCCGAACTCGTGGACATCGTCACCGAGTTCCACGCCACGGACCACTGGAAGGACGCCGTCGAGCGCAACAACTGGACGGACAGCTTCATGGTCGGCGAAGAGTTTGAGGCCTTCCTCGCCGAAGAGATTGTCACCACCAAGGAACTCGTGGAAGGACTGGGACTGTGA
- a CDS encoding FecCD family ABC transporter permease: protein MALAAALAVLALASVAFGTRVVGVDDVVAGLTGSTEGFGPASVAKRVPRTVLAALAGAALAVSGAVMQGVTRNPLADPGILGVNMGAALAVVVGIAYFGLASATSYIWVAIGGAAAAAALVYAIASLGPSGFHASAATPLKLALSGAAVSAALASFISATVLGRNDIASGVRSWQIGGVGGADFGSMGSLLPFLAIGLGVGLLSAKALNSLALGDDLAAGLGESVGLARGVASAAAIVLAGATTALTGPIGFVGLVIPHVIRLISGSDHRWLLPLSALAGAVLLVAADIAGRVVARPAEIDVGIVTALIGAPFFIYIVRRQKVREL from the coding sequence GTGGCTTTAGCCGCCGCCCTCGCGGTGTTGGCCCTCGCCTCGGTCGCCTTCGGCACCCGCGTGGTGGGCGTTGACGACGTCGTCGCCGGCCTGACGGGCTCCACCGAGGGCTTTGGCCCGGCGTCGGTGGCGAAGCGCGTACCGCGCACGGTGCTGGCCGCGCTCGCCGGTGCGGCCCTCGCCGTTTCCGGGGCCGTTATGCAGGGCGTGACGCGCAACCCCCTGGCAGATCCGGGGATCCTCGGCGTGAATATGGGCGCCGCGCTGGCCGTCGTCGTCGGCATCGCCTACTTCGGCCTCGCCTCCGCGACCTCCTACATCTGGGTGGCCATCGGCGGCGCCGCCGCGGCCGCCGCGCTGGTGTACGCCATCGCCTCGCTCGGCCCGTCGGGCTTCCACGCCAGCGCCGCGACGCCGCTGAAGCTCGCCCTGTCGGGAGCCGCCGTTTCCGCCGCCCTGGCCTCGTTCATCTCCGCCACCGTGCTGGGCCGTAACGACATCGCCTCCGGCGTGCGCTCGTGGCAGATCGGCGGGGTCGGCGGCGCGGACTTCGGCTCCATGGGCTCGCTCTTGCCGTTTCTGGCGATCGGTCTGGGGGTGGGCCTGCTGTCCGCGAAGGCCCTCAACTCGTTGGCCCTCGGTGACGACCTCGCGGCCGGTCTCGGCGAGTCCGTCGGCTTGGCTCGCGGGGTGGCCTCCGCCGCAGCGATCGTCCTCGCGGGCGCGACGACGGCGCTGACCGGCCCTATCGGGTTCGTCGGGCTGGTGATTCCCCACGTCATCCGATTAATTTCCGGGTCCGATCACCGGTGGTTGCTGCCGCTCTCCGCACTGGCCGGCGCGGTCCTCCTCGTCGCCGCGGACATCGCAGGCCGGGTTGTTGCGCGCCCGGCGGAGATCGACGTCGGGATCGTCACCGCCCTGATCGGCGCCCCGTTCTTTATCTACATTGTCCGGCGACAAAAGGTGCGTGAACTGTGA
- a CDS encoding TetR/AcrR family transcriptional regulator codes for MTAETRRLPLRERNRVRTRSDILDAAAEALSDGGYAATALEELSRRAGLARGTLYAHFPGGREEIVRAVYLRVAEEVEEAGRALREQESGAPDRIAALARALVERTATASGRFYGKTTADALPVLADVTGGTSAAFESLIREDLAATDLPTGADLDALTTAVSGALRASAARTATHPHTVPAQVDAIRCLVSGLASTPGHRPQGPA; via the coding sequence ATGACCGCCGAGACCCGTCGCCTGCCGCTACGCGAGCGCAATCGCGTCCGGACCCGGAGCGACATCCTGGACGCCGCCGCAGAGGCCTTGAGCGACGGCGGGTACGCCGCGACGGCCCTCGAAGAGCTCAGCCGCCGCGCCGGACTCGCCCGCGGCACGCTCTACGCGCACTTCCCCGGCGGACGCGAGGAGATCGTACGCGCCGTCTATCTCCGGGTCGCGGAGGAAGTCGAGGAGGCGGGGCGCGCGTTGCGCGAGCAGGAGTCGGGCGCCCCGGACCGCATTGCGGCGCTCGCCCGGGCGCTCGTGGAACGCACGGCCACCGCCTCGGGGCGCTTCTACGGGAAGACGACGGCGGATGCCCTCCCCGTCCTAGCGGACGTCACGGGCGGGACGTCGGCCGCCTTCGAGTCCCTGATCCGGGAAGATCTCGCAGCCACCGACCTGCCCACCGGGGCAGACCTCGATGCCCTGACCACCGCCGTCTCCGGAGCACTACGCGCCTCCGCGGCGCGCACCGCGACCCACCCGCACACCGTGCCGGCCCAGGTGGACGCCATCCGCTGCCTGGTCAGCGGACTGGCGAGCACCCCCGGCCACCGACCTCAAGGACCAGCATGA
- a CDS encoding ATP-binding protein, with protein sequence MPHREPPLRHRLRTRLASLQVGIVLVLVLGVAAVVMAFEDQRIQDAAYDRARTVALEVADEPDVIEALNTSRAVDTIAPLARLAQESSGVDYVVVVGLDDIRVAHPDEDRIGEPVSTDHSLIREGESFRGVERGTLGVTLRVKEPIYDGETVVGTISVGILQSKVRANLAGVVWSFAPWVIGAATAGTLLSLAVARSIRRRIYGVEPDEVAALLQSQNALLYSVRDGVVGVDSGGTISLLNAEAKRLLGVGDEALGAPASQVLTPLLGAETVAPASDRAGGEGAAELGPATQVLVGERVLVVQRRAAGAAAEDAPGGHGSAGYTLTLQDRTEVEATLRELAGQRSLADALRSQTHEFSNRLHVLSGYLSVGAVDEAAAYVRRIAPAVQPDLSGSTGSTAGSGVVSEPALAGILAANAAVAREAGVEFEVDPGSATPRGWEADDDAATVLANLITNALEAAGDGGRVRVLVRVTDGAYHVRVEDSGPGVAPEYAEHIFERGVSTKAGSEPRGIGLALVARIVERRGGTVQVGRADREPAGRATALATTTPLGGARFDIQWPLTEEGTR encoded by the coding sequence ATGCCGCACCGCGAACCGCCGCTGCGCCACCGCCTGCGCACCCGGCTGGCGAGCCTGCAGGTGGGGATCGTGTTGGTGCTGGTCCTCGGCGTGGCCGCCGTCGTCATGGCGTTCGAGGATCAGCGGATCCAAGACGCCGCCTATGACCGGGCGCGCACCGTGGCCCTCGAGGTCGCGGACGAGCCGGACGTGATCGAGGCGCTGAACACGTCCCGCGCCGTGGACACCATTGCGCCGTTGGCCCGGCTGGCCCAAGAGTCCTCCGGCGTCGATTACGTCGTCGTCGTGGGTCTGGACGATATCCGCGTGGCCCACCCGGACGAGGATCGAATCGGCGAGCCGGTCTCCACGGACCACTCGCTGATTCGCGAAGGCGAATCCTTCCGCGGCGTCGAGCGCGGCACGCTCGGGGTGACGTTGCGCGTGAAGGAGCCGATTTACGACGGCGAGACGGTCGTGGGCACCATTTCGGTCGGCATCCTGCAGTCGAAGGTGCGCGCCAACCTGGCGGGGGTGGTTTGGTCCTTTGCCCCGTGGGTCATCGGTGCGGCCACCGCGGGGACGTTGCTGAGCCTCGCCGTCGCGCGGTCCATTCGCCGCCGGATCTATGGTGTCGAGCCAGATGAGGTGGCTGCGCTGCTGCAGTCGCAGAACGCGCTGCTGTATTCGGTGCGCGACGGCGTGGTGGGCGTGGACTCGGGCGGCACCATCTCGCTGCTCAACGCGGAGGCCAAGCGGCTCCTCGGCGTGGGCGATGAGGCCCTCGGTGCCCCCGCAAGTCAGGTTCTGACTCCCTTGCTCGGTGCGGAGACGGTGGCCCCCGCCAGCGACCGCGCGGGCGGCGAGGGCGCGGCCGAGCTCGGTCCCGCGACCCAGGTGTTGGTGGGGGAGCGGGTCCTCGTGGTCCAGCGCCGCGCGGCCGGTGCCGCCGCGGAGGACGCACCCGGTGGCCACGGCTCGGCGGGTTACACGTTGACGCTGCAGGACCGCACGGAGGTGGAGGCCACGCTGCGCGAGCTGGCGGGACAGCGCTCCCTCGCCGACGCGCTGCGGTCCCAAACGCACGAGTTTTCCAATCGCCTGCACGTGCTCTCCGGGTATCTCTCAGTCGGCGCCGTGGATGAGGCCGCCGCCTATGTGCGTCGAATCGCCCCGGCCGTGCAGCCGGACCTAAGCGGATCGACGGGCAGCACGGCGGGTTCCGGCGTCGTCTCCGAGCCGGCCTTGGCCGGCATCTTGGCGGCCAACGCGGCGGTCGCGCGGGAAGCTGGTGTGGAATTCGAAGTCGATCCCGGATCGGCGACGCCGCGCGGCTGGGAGGCCGACGACGACGCTGCGACCGTGCTGGCTAACCTGATCACCAACGCGCTGGAGGCCGCTGGCGACGGCGGCCGGGTGCGCGTGCTGGTTCGCGTGACGGACGGGGCGTACCACGTCCGCGTTGAGGATTCCGGGCCCGGGGTGGCGCCCGAGTACGCTGAACACATCTTTGAGCGCGGCGTGAGCACCAAGGCCGGTAGCGAGCCGCGAGGCATCGGGCTCGCGCTCGTGGCGCGCATCGTTGAACGCCGGGGCGGCACGGTGCAGGTCGGCCGGGCGGACCGCGAGCCAGCGGGGCGCGCAACCGCGCTCGCAACCACGACCCCGCTCGGCGGGGCTCGCTTTGACATTCAGTGGCCGCTGACGGAGGAAGGCACCCGATGA
- a CDS encoding tripartite tricarboxylate transporter TctB family protein has translation MSVENDLTTREDAARAEDERIKRLQDAEAVRITGFFSGRSELIVSALILALATALAYGTVTMDVMGDTIPGPQFFPTIVYVLLYVLGVLHAISVLRTRRFPQGADPRSHDFSVDMLAEIGDTERATVLGKPGQRPRTGGRIRAYSDWKTIAWVVGGIAVFILTLPVLGWIIAAAGLFWVICKAFGSARPVFDVGVALAFSAITYLAFNVGLGLVLPNGFLEGAL, from the coding sequence GTGAGCGTTGAGAATGACCTCACGACGCGTGAGGATGCCGCCCGCGCGGAGGACGAGCGCATCAAGCGCCTGCAGGATGCCGAGGCCGTGCGGATCACGGGCTTCTTCTCCGGCCGGAGCGAGCTGATCGTCTCCGCACTGATCCTGGCCCTGGCCACCGCTCTGGCCTATGGCACCGTCACCATGGACGTCATGGGGGACACGATCCCGGGGCCGCAGTTCTTCCCGACGATCGTGTACGTGTTGCTCTACGTCCTCGGCGTGCTGCACGCGATCTCCGTGCTGCGCACTCGCCGCTTTCCGCAGGGCGCCGACCCGCGGAGCCACGACTTTTCCGTGGACATGCTCGCCGAAATCGGCGACACGGAGCGCGCCACGGTCCTCGGCAAGCCCGGCCAGCGCCCCCGCACCGGCGGCCGCATCCGCGCTTACTCGGATTGGAAGACCATCGCCTGGGTCGTCGGCGGAATCGCCGTCTTCATCCTCACGCTGCCGGTACTCGGCTGGATCATCGCGGCCGCCGGCCTGTTCTGGGTGATCTGCAAGGCCTTCGGCAGCGCGCGGCCCGTGTTCGACGTCGGCGTGGCACTGGCATTTTCCGCCATCACGTACTTGGCCTTCAACGTGGGGCTGGGCCTCGTGTTGCCCAACGGCTTCCTGGAGGGGGCGCTCTAA
- a CDS encoding ribonuclease J: protein MTKRHTRKTPPPLKKGALRWVALGGLGEIGRNMMVFEYGGKLLIVDCGVLFPEDEHPGVDLILPDFSYLRGRWKDVVGLVLTHGHEDHIGGVPYLLKEHREIPIYSAKLTLAFVKSKLTEHRINNAKLNQVKEGDKRKLGPFDLEFLAVNHSIPDGLAVSIKTPAGSALATGDFKMDQFPLDRRITDLAGFARLGEEGVDLFLPDSTNAEVPGFMAAEADLVPAIDTVIRTAPRRVIVSSFASHVHRIQQVIDVAHKYGRKVAFLGRSMVRNMGLAKELGYLNIPKGVLVDFKEVDKMPPKKVVVICTGSQGEPMAALARMANQDHVIDLVENDTVLLASSLVPGNETSIYRLINDLTKLGANVVHKGNAKVHVSGHASAGELVYCYNLVRPKNVVPVHGEHRHLKANAELAVRTGVEPRNALVIEDGVTVDLENGVARVSGSVPASYVYVENNVAGAATDEELAHRVRLAEDGAVTVLAIVDPETGEMEDEPEFFPVGFDLTDAQIDKAIGIVEKAIARLDEKTGPEAEKQIAKALVRWADRAIRRRPHFTVITVDA from the coding sequence ATGACAAAACGTCACACCCGTAAAACCCCGCCCCCACTGAAGAAGGGCGCGCTGCGCTGGGTCGCACTCGGCGGTCTCGGCGAAATCGGCCGCAACATGATGGTCTTCGAGTACGGCGGCAAGCTGCTGATCGTGGACTGCGGCGTCCTGTTCCCGGAGGACGAGCACCCCGGCGTGGACCTGATCCTGCCGGACTTCAGCTACCTGCGTGGCCGCTGGAAGGACGTCGTCGGGCTGGTGCTCACGCATGGGCACGAGGACCACATCGGCGGTGTCCCGTACCTGCTGAAGGAACACCGCGAGATCCCGATCTACTCGGCCAAGCTGACTCTCGCGTTTGTGAAGTCCAAGCTGACCGAGCACCGGATCAACAACGCCAAGCTCAATCAGGTCAAGGAAGGGGACAAGCGCAAGCTCGGCCCGTTCGACCTCGAGTTCCTGGCCGTGAACCACTCCATCCCGGACGGGCTGGCCGTGTCCATCAAAACCCCGGCGGGCTCCGCCCTGGCCACGGGCGACTTCAAGATGGACCAGTTCCCGCTGGACCGCCGCATCACCGACTTGGCCGGCTTTGCGCGGCTGGGTGAGGAAGGCGTGGACCTGTTCCTGCCGGACTCCACCAACGCCGAGGTCCCCGGCTTCATGGCGGCAGAGGCGGACCTGGTGCCCGCCATCGACACCGTGATCCGCACGGCCCCGCGCCGCGTCATCGTCTCCTCCTTCGCCTCCCACGTGCACCGCATCCAGCAGGTGATCGACGTGGCCCACAAGTACGGCCGCAAGGTGGCCTTCCTGGGCCGCTCCATGGTGCGCAACATGGGCCTGGCCAAGGAACTGGGCTACCTGAACATTCCTAAGGGCGTGTTGGTGGACTTCAAGGAAGTCGACAAGATGCCGCCGAAGAAGGTCGTCGTCATCTGCACCGGCTCTCAGGGTGAGCCGATGGCCGCGCTGGCGCGCATGGCCAACCAGGATCACGTCATCGACCTCGTGGAAAATGACACGGTGCTACTGGCGTCCTCGCTGGTCCCGGGTAACGAGACCTCGATCTACCGCCTGATCAATGACCTGACCAAGCTCGGCGCCAACGTGGTGCACAAGGGCAACGCCAAGGTTCACGTCTCCGGCCACGCCTCCGCCGGCGAGCTGGTGTACTGCTACAACCTGGTGCGGCCCAAGAACGTGGTCCCGGTCCACGGCGAGCACCGCCACCTGAAGGCCAATGCTGAGCTGGCCGTCCGCACGGGTGTCGAGCCGCGCAACGCGCTGGTCATCGAGGACGGCGTGACCGTTGACCTGGAAAACGGCGTGGCCCGGGTTTCCGGTTCGGTCCCCGCGTCCTACGTCTACGTGGAGAACAACGTCGCCGGCGCGGCCACGGACGAGGAGCTCGCCCACCGCGTGCGCTTGGCCGAGGACGGCGCCGTGACGGTGCTGGCCATCGTGGACCCGGAGACGGGCGAGATGGAGGACGAGCCGGAGTTCTTCCCGGTGGGCTTCGACCTGACGGATGCCCAGATCGACAAGGCGATCGGCATCGTCGAAAAGGCCATCGCCCGGCTGGACGAGAAGACCGGCCCGGAGGCGGAGAAGCAGATCGCCAAGGCGCTGGTGCGCTGGGCGGACCGCGCGATTCGCCGCCGCCCGCACTTCACGGTCATCACGGTGGACGCCTAA
- a CDS encoding aspartate aminotransferase family protein, with protein MSPHSTADLLTRRYATLGEHSPLFYREPLELVRGEGVWLTDATGRTYLDAYNNVPHVGHAHPAVADAVNRQLRTLNLHTRYLNHVVVDYAEALLETFADPLDRLFLVNSGSEANELALRVARQHTGHTGVLVSDFSYHGNTTSLAQLTTGLTVAEPLGDHVRALRIPDAAGLTDAEASVLCASALQEADQAIASLQAAGHGLSAVLFDPLFSTEGLLRPPQGYVEGLAARVRAAGGLVVADEVQSGFGRLGDVMWGHELFDLSPELVTLGKPMGNGHPVGGVVTTAELLDEFGRRNMYFNTFAGSPVSSAAAHAVLRVMDAEQLRPRARQNGEFIAARLEQLAREYPAVASVRGQGLFFGLTLVRPDGSAAPEAARALTERMREAGVLISKIGREDNVLKMRPPMVLERAEAELLLDRLAACLSALEPAA; from the coding sequence ATGAGCCCCCACTCCACCGCAGACCTGCTCACCCGCCGCTACGCCACCTTGGGCGAACACTCCCCGCTCTTTTACCGTGAGCCTCTCGAATTGGTGCGCGGAGAGGGCGTCTGGCTCACCGACGCCACCGGGCGCACGTACCTCGACGCGTATAACAACGTCCCCCACGTCGGCCACGCCCACCCCGCGGTCGCGGACGCGGTGAACCGGCAACTGCGCACGCTCAACCTGCACACGCGGTACCTGAACCACGTCGTCGTCGACTACGCCGAGGCGCTACTGGAGACCTTTGCCGACCCCCTGGACCGGCTTTTCCTCGTCAACAGCGGATCCGAGGCCAACGAGCTGGCCCTGCGCGTCGCGCGCCAGCACACCGGACACACCGGGGTCCTCGTCTCCGATTTCAGCTATCACGGCAACACCACCTCGCTGGCACAGCTCACCACCGGGCTCACGGTGGCCGAGCCCCTCGGCGACCACGTGCGCGCCCTGCGCATTCCCGACGCCGCCGGCCTCACCGACGCCGAGGCCTCGGTGTTGTGCGCGAGCGCCTTGCAGGAAGCCGATCAGGCCATCGCGTCCCTGCAAGCGGCCGGGCACGGCCTCTCAGCCGTGCTCTTCGACCCCCTCTTTTCCACCGAGGGACTCCTCCGCCCGCCGCAGGGTTACGTCGAGGGGCTTGCCGCTCGGGTCCGGGCCGCGGGCGGGCTGGTCGTCGCCGATGAGGTCCAATCCGGCTTCGGCCGCCTGGGGGACGTCATGTGGGGGCACGAGCTCTTTGACCTCTCCCCGGAGCTGGTCACCCTCGGCAAGCCCATGGGCAACGGGCATCCGGTCGGCGGCGTGGTCACCACCGCCGAACTGCTGGACGAATTCGGCCGCCGCAACATGTACTTCAATACCTTTGCCGGCAGCCCGGTCTCCTCGGCGGCCGCGCACGCCGTCCTGCGCGTCATGGACGCGGAACAGTTGCGGCCGCGGGCCCGCCAGAACGGGGAGTTCATCGCCGCGCGGCTGGAACAGCTGGCGCGTGAATATCCAGCGGTCGCCTCCGTGCGTGGTCAGGGGCTCTTCTTCGGGCTCACCCTCGTCCGCCCCGACGGCTCCGCCGCTCCCGAGGCCGCCCGCGCCCTCACCGAACGGATGCGGGAGGCCGGCGTGCTGATCAGCAAGATTGGCCGCGAGGACAACGTGTTGAAGATGCGCCCCCCGATGGTGCTGGAACGCGCCGAGGCAGAGCTTCTGCTCGATCGTCTCGCCGCCTGCCTCAGCGCTCTCGAGCCCGCGGCCTAA
- a CDS encoding iron-siderophore ABC transporter substrate-binding protein yields MTHPHPRFKLLGALAAATAVVALSACSGEAASTESSAESAETVTIEHAFGETEIEGTPERVATVAWANHEVPLALGVVPVGMAAANFGDDDGDGVLPWVEEKLEELGAETPVLFDEGDGIDFEAVADTNPDVILAAYSGLDQQAYDTLSEIAPVVAFPETAWGTNWRDMITFNSLGMGMAEEGEQLIADIEAEIDTKVSEYPELEGKSAMFLTHVDESDLSTVSYYSTLDPRVQFFDDLGMGSPESVVQASEENGTFSVEQSAETADEFADAELIVTYGGPELLEALKADPILSQMPAVENDAVVRLGSDPLGTAANPTPLAISWVLDDYLKLLADAAE; encoded by the coding sequence ATGACTCACCCGCACCCCCGTTTTAAGCTCCTCGGCGCGCTCGCTGCTGCCACCGCCGTCGTTGCTTTGTCCGCCTGCTCCGGCGAGGCGGCCTCCACTGAATCCTCCGCCGAGTCCGCGGAGACGGTGACCATTGAACACGCCTTCGGCGAGACCGAAATCGAGGGCACCCCGGAACGCGTGGCCACGGTGGCCTGGGCGAACCACGAGGTGCCGCTGGCCCTCGGCGTCGTGCCCGTCGGCATGGCCGCCGCCAACTTCGGCGACGACGACGGCGACGGCGTGCTGCCGTGGGTCGAAGAGAAGCTGGAAGAGCTCGGCGCAGAGACCCCGGTGCTGTTCGATGAGGGCGATGGGATCGACTTCGAGGCCGTGGCGGATACGAACCCGGACGTCATCCTCGCCGCCTATTCCGGCCTGGATCAGCAGGCCTATGACACCCTCAGCGAGATCGCGCCCGTGGTGGCGTTTCCCGAGACCGCGTGGGGCACCAACTGGCGGGACATGATCACCTTTAACTCCCTGGGCATGGGGATGGCCGAGGAAGGCGAGCAGCTGATCGCCGATATCGAGGCAGAGATCGACACCAAGGTCTCCGAATACCCGGAGCTGGAGGGTAAGTCGGCCATGTTCCTGACCCACGTCGACGAGTCGGACCTCTCCACCGTGAGCTACTACTCCACCTTGGATCCGCGCGTGCAGTTCTTCGATGACCTCGGCATGGGCTCGCCCGAGTCCGTGGTTCAGGCCAGCGAAGAGAACGGCACCTTCTCCGTGGAGCAGTCTGCCGAGACCGCGGACGAGTTCGCCGACGCGGAACTGATCGTCACCTACGGCGGCCCGGAGCTGCTGGAGGCCCTCAAGGCGGATCCGATCCTGTCCCAGATGCCGGCCGTGGAGAACGACGCCGTGGTGCGCCTGGGCAGCGACCCGTTGGGCACCGCAGCGAACCCCACACCGCTGGCCATCAGCTGGGTGCTGGACGACTACCTGAAGCTCCTCGCTGACGCCGCCGAATAA